The Bacteroidota bacterium genome includes the window TAATTCTTGCGGTTTTATACTCTGATACATCAAAGAGCAAAATACCGCTATACAACCTCGACTCTTTTTTTAAACTATTGTGTCGGAAATTACTCTCCATATTTCTGCATTTTTTAGCAGCCCTTCCAAACTGTTTTTCGCTGCAAAATTTACTGTCCTTTTTTTGGTTTGATATATCTCTACCACAACTCACACAATAACGTTTAATTTGGGTCTGAATTAACCCTATATTTGAATGGTTATTTTGGGTAAAGTTTGTGTTTGAGATAGCTGTTTCAAAAACGGTTATTTCGGGTAAGGTTTGCTGACTAAATTGTGAAAGGTATAAGTTTATTTTTTCCTGAGTAGAGGTTGTAATTTTGGTTATTTCGACTAACTTTTGTTCAATCAAATTTCGTAGGGTAGACTTGATTGCAAGGTTACCATGTTTCAAAACAAGTTGATTAAAACGAGCCCTTATTTTTTTTATTTCTTTACCTTGCTCCTTTAATCCAGTCCAATATTTTGGGTTCCTTCCATTAATTAGAACCGTTCTCTCTCGTTGATTTAATTCAGCTAGTGGAACAGATTTATCGTAAAAAACAAGTTCGTTTAATGCAGCCAAAAGAGCGGTTTCCAATTTTTTATAAATTGAAGGATTTAGTAGGTCTGCCAAACAATTAATTTCAATTTCTCTTTTCTTAAAGTACTCCATGCGTCTAACTTTAATTTCAAACCTTAGAATGTTCTTACCTTGCCCATATTGCAGTCCTTTGTTGTAAATTTTTAGTTCGTAATGCTCAAATGAAAAACGGAGCAAATATCCCTTCCCATTGTAACGCTCAACCTCATACTCTTTGCCCTTGTATGAAATAATCGAATTTAAGACTTCGTTTGTTGTAAATGGGACAATTACATTAACACCAAATTCAAGGTTGTGTAATAGGGTTGTATATGGGTTTATTCCAAATTTTAACGATAGGTCAGAACATACCTCAACTAAGTTTATAATAGTAAAATTATTATAGTTATGAAGTCCGCTGTTATAGTATTTATGAAGGCTGCCATTGATATTAATATACGTTTCATTGTTTATTTTGATTTTTAGGTTTAAATATTCCGCAATTCTGTTGACTACAGCCCCATCTGAATCTACTGTAAGACTAAAGTTTAACAAGGGGTTGTTTGTTAAATCGGTTGGTTTTATTTCTTTGACATTTGTTTTAATAAAATCGAACATTATTTTTAACTTTGAAATCTGTTTATAATAGGGTTGAACGCCTGTGTGAACGGAATTGAACAATAAAGGGGAGCGCCTACGAAACGCTCCCTTTTCCTTTATATAGATGCGAGTTCTCCAACTATAAAATCCGTTACAAATTTTATCCGAGCCTCTCTGTTATCAATGTAAAATCTATTGAAATAATAGACCGTTAAGTCCTTACCGTTGTTCGAGAATTGAAACACAATCAAACTGTTTTTCTTTTTTCCAAGAACAAGCTCGACATCATTACCAAAGTAAAAACCTGTATTTACTGGAATTAATCCAGTAAAAAACTCTCGTTTCTTATTCTTGAAACGCCCTGTTATTAATGTATTAGCGCCCTGTTGAATTAGAAACTCTTTTTGTGAATTCTCAACCTTTAAATCAAAGGGAGTTTTAAAAAAGAGATTTTTTCGGGCTGTTTCTCAAAACGCCCACTCTCTCTGTTTAACTTGTATTGAACGATTTTGTAGTGAATTGATTTGAACAATTTTTCCATTATGCAGCCCTCCCAACTTTTTTAGTGAACTGTCGGTAAGACAAGGATTTTAAAACCTCCTCTTTTTTGTAGCGTATGCGAGCACCAATTCGATAACTAGGCACAAGTCCACGTTTTGTGTAATCGTTCAATGTAGGCAAAGAAATGCCTAAGATTTTGCAGGTTTCTTTCCGACTTAGATAGTCGTTGTCGGGTTCGGGTTTCTGAGAGTTGTTTATCGTTTCAAACTCTCTTTTTACGGTCATTTGGATAACCGTTGCCAATTCATCTATTGTAATTGGACTTAACATTATTTTTTCCATTTTGTAATGCCGTTAGTTTGGCGATACAAATAGAATGGTAAAGGAAATGCCAGAAAACCGAGTCGAGTTCGAGTCGAATAAATTATTTACTTTCCTTTTCTTTAATTGACTTTATATAGTCCTTCATATACTCATTTAACTCATTGATGAAAGATTTCCCATCATCTCCTTTTTTGTAGGACTTTACAGATTTATTCAATAAATCAATAGGGTTAAATTTATTAAAACGAAATAAATCTTGGAACAATCTTGTTAATTCTTGTTTTTCAATAGCAACACCATTTTTTTTAATTCTTTCAGACTTATATAAAACATGTATTAACTCCGATAATTCAGTTTTGTTTTCCCAAGAATACCCTGAATTAACTTTCTTTGATTCTGCAAATTCATTAGTGGTTAATAATCCTGTTTTTCTAATCTTGTCCAGCTCTAATTCTAAATAAAGTATGATTTTAGTGGTAGGTTGCACACTAATTACGACAAACCAAGAATCTCCTTTCTTTTTGATAGATTCATAAGCATCACTTAATCGCACTTCGATATCTTTGAAGCTTCGTAAAACATCTTCAATAAACAAATCTATTTCAGCGTTTGTTAATTGGTTTTCTTTAATAAATTTCAAATACTTTTTGTGAAAATATTTAATATTATCAGCTTCTTCATTAAGACTTCGTTCTTTCTTTGAATAATTTAAGCTTTGGGTATTGGTTATACTTGCGATTTTATTTGAGTAAAAAACCGAATACTCAAAACAAAAATCACTAATTAAATCTCTTAAAAGTATAGGGTTCATTGTGTTAATTTTTGGGACAAATAGTTAATGAGATTAAACAGCTCTTAATTTATGCTCTTTTTGTTGCCAATGCAACTGCAATACTTTTGCATGTTCATCCGATGAAACTTTAATATAGGTTAGAAACGCCTTTTCTGTTTTGTGTCCTGTAATTTGCATTATTGAGTAAGTCGGGAACTTATCATTATAGAGGTTTGTCGCAAAACTTCTGCGCGCTGTATGTGTTGTCACTAAATCGTGTTTGGAGGTGTTTGAAATCAACTCAACACCTCCCTTTGTGTAAGTGTTTTCAACAATGGTTTTTAAACATTCAACTTTCTTAGCAACCTCTTTAATATATTGATTCATTTTTGCATTGGATATTGAAGGAGGTAGCGAATTTTCATACTTTCCTTTATAGCGTTCCATTATTTTTTTAACAGCACTGTGTATTGGTATAACAACAGTTTTCTTTGTTTTCTGAGTCTTTATTTCAATAAAATCTCCTTTTATGTTTTCGGGGGTAATGTTTGAAAAATCGGAAAACCTTAGCCCTGTCCAACAGCCCACTAAAAACAAATCTCTAACCCTTTCTAATCGGGGATTATTAGTTAAATCCAAATCAAACATTTGGTTCAACTCATCTTCATTCAAATAAATACTTTCTACCTCTTCATTTGGGATTTCAAACCCACTTTTTTTATACTCAAAGTTGGTGTTTAAATTCCTTTCGGTTGCTGCATTTAGAAATATCTTAAGAGCTCTAATGTGTTTACCTATTGTATTAGTTGAGAAACCCTTTTTCTTGGTCAAAAAAGACTTATACCCGAAATAAAAATTCATGTCTATATCCTGAAAATCAATTTTGCGATTTAGGGTTTGACAATATTCTTTAAAAACATCTCTTGACCGTTTGTAAATACGAATAGTAACAGGTCTTAATAGCTTTCCTGTTCTTTTTCCTGTTCTAATTTCTGAGTCAGAAATGAAGAGGTCAATTGAGCCAAACAAATCAATTTTCTTTTCAACTTCTTTTACCTCTTCTTTTTTAAAAACAAGGTCAAGAACTTTTCTCAATTCTATTACTGTTGGCTGTCTTTTGTAGTCATTTACAAATTGCCTAAACCCATTGTCTGCATCAGCATCAATTTGTTTTAACCTAGAGTTAAGTTCTGCATGAGTCTTGAACTTTTTTGTTTGGGTTGCCCTTTGATAGTCGGGTTTCTTATTGTCGTTCTGCCAATAAATAGGATTAATTGTTTCGCCTGTTGGGTAAACAAGTTTTTTATTGTCCCAGCGAACGACTAAATAAATCGGGGTTTTTGTAGGGTTGTCAATATTAGATTGAGCCTCCCTGAGGTTGAAATTGAACTTTGCCATGTTGTTTATTTTTACGAAATTGAACAGCACAAAGATAAAATTATATTTTAATCCGTTGTCGGTTTCGTTGTCGGTTTTTCTTTATTTCCTCTTTTTTAGTTTACTCTCTCTTAATTGCTAATTTTATGAAGTTCCTATGTTTGTTGAGGTTTAGAGATAGGATAAGAAAACCGAAAAGAGAAAGGTTCGAGTACTGGAGGTACCACACAAACAGAGCGAAAACGAGAGCGAGTGTGCTTGAGATTTCGCTCTGTTTTTTTTCTTGAAAGGGAGATTTTGCCTTCCCCCAACCCCTCTAGTTTTATAAACAATAGGTGGTGAATGATTCTTTCGACAAAATCTTTTTGTTGTGCCGACCAAAAGAGTATATTAGCCTATAAATTTCAACTTCCGTTTACCAACCAAAAATTAACGCACATGAAAAGATACATCTTATCAACCTGCCAAAAAGTAATTTTTTTGTTTGCTTTTGTTTTAACTTTTGGTGCCACTGCTTATGCGCAACCAGGTGCAGCACTAAAGTTTGATGGTGTAGACGATATTGTTACACTGCCACCTTTGTTTGTTGGAGCAAGTGATTTTTCGGTAGAGTTTTGGATGAATTACAACACAGCCCTGCCCAACCAACGATTATTTAACTTTTCGGACGGCGGTACTGTTTTTATGCGATTTACTCCAAGTAATAGTAATGGTAACCCCAGCTTTGAAATTGCCAATGGTGCCGCCCCTTTAGTATTAGAAGGAAGCAACAATTTACCAACAGGTATCTGGACTCATATAGCAATTACAGCCGGAGCCGGACAATATATCTTATACATCAATGGCGCACCGGCCTCATCGGGAACTAGTTCGATTGTCCCTTCAATACTTGGGGCTACAACAATTAATTACCTTGGACACAACGGTACAGCTGACCCATTTTACAACGGATCAATAGATGAATTTAGGGTATGGTACAGAACTCTTTGCCAGCAAGAAGTACAAACCAATCGTACCTGTGAATATGGTTTTTCGGGACTTCCGGGCTTACACACTTACTATCGTTTTAATCAAGGAGTGGGAGGGGGAAATAATTCCGTTTTTACCACATTGCAAGATGAATCAATTAATAATTTAAACGGAAATTTAGTAAACTTTTCACTAAATGGAACCAACTCAAATTGGATTGCCGGTGGAGGGGTTACAACAGGATTATTTTGTGCCGCAACTTCGTTTACAAAGTATTTTGCAGACACCGATGGCGATCTTCATGGAAATATTTCACAGTTTATTTTTATTTCAACACTGTGCACACCACCTTCCGGATTTGTTAATGATAGCTCAGATTGCAACGACACAAATCCTTCTGTTTTTTCAACACAGCTTTTCTATGTAGATGCCGACCAAGATGGATTTGGGGCAGGCGCACCTATTGCTCTTTGCGAGAGTTCGGCACCTGCGGGGTATTCGTTATTTAATACCGATTGTAATGACGCTAACCCATTAATAAACCCAAATACGTTTTGGTATGTTGATGGTGATAATGATGGCTTTGGCGATCCGATTCAAAGCCCGGTACAATCGTGTACTTTAGTGGTAGGATACGCATCTAACAACAACGATTGTGATGATTCAAATCCACTTGTTACTTCCTTTTTTCCATTTACCCTTTCGTCATCTAATTCAATTGCTTGTATTGGCGATATTGTAAATTTTAGTGCCAGCATACCGGTATCTTCTTATACCCAGTTTTGGAAAGACCCACTTGGGGTCATTCTTCCACCTGGATTTCTTCCTTCACATGCCCACACGCAAATTGTTTCTGCTGGGCAAAGTGGATACTATAGTTTTACTATATCAAGTTCGCTATGCACTCAAAAAGATTCAATACAATTAACTGTAAATACTGTTGGGTGTGTTGGAAGTTATTACCCACCACCACCGGGCGGCAAAACAACCGACCTAATTGGTGCTGAATTGTTTGCACTTTACAACAACCAGGCTCAAATTAATCCAGACTCTGTAGGGTTTATTTACAACATTCAAACGGACAGTGTATACATTGAAGTAATTGCGAAGAACGGACAAACAGACTCGCTTTTTAACCTACTTCAAAATCAAAACTATGGCTTTACAGATGTTTACCCAAATGGAGAATATGATTTTATTTTAACAGGCAAATTTCCAATCGCTAAATTAAAAAAGCTTGACAGCATTCCCGGTCTTATTAACTTTGTACGCCCTTATTACCCTCCCGTAAATAACTTGGGATTAACAACCAGTAAGGGCGATGAGGCCTTAAGATCTGATCTTACCCGTTCCGTTTTTCATGTTGATGGAAGCGGTGTAAAAGTTGGAGTTATTTCAAACAGTTATAATACACAATCGGGCAACAAAGCAGCTATAGACGTTAGTAATGAAGACTTACCCGGGCTTACTAATCCTAATTACCCGTTACCGGTTGATGTTTTATTGGATTATCCTTACGGGAAAGAAACCGATGAAGGAAGAGCGATGCTGCAAATTATACACGATGTTGCACCGGGAGCCGAACTTGCATTTAGAACAGGATTTATTAGCGCAGGTGATTTTGCCGATGGTATTATTGAATTACAACAAGCTGGTTGTAATGTTATTGTGGATGATGTAACTTACATTACTGAACCTTATTTTAAAAAAGGGCTTATTTCTGAAGCAGTTGATTCTGTAGCCTCATTAGGGGTTTCCTATTTTACCGCTGCCGGAAATTTTGGAACAAAATCCTATGAAGCTATTTATAGTGCAACAGCTGCTCCTTCCGGATATACAGGAACAGCGCACAATTATGATGGTGCCGGAGATATAACTCAAGGTATTAATTTAACTGCCGGAGACTATACGATTGTTCTTCAATGGGAAGATTCAATTTACTCGCTTGGACAACTTCCAGGAGCTCTCAACGACTTAGATATTTACTTGATAAACGACGCTGGTGTAAAACTTTTTGGATATAACCGTAATAATAAATGGGGTGATCCTGTTGAGGTTTTACCTTTTTCAGTTTCAAGTGCTGTACATGCAAACTTAATGGTGGTAAGGGCTTCGGGAACAGACAATGTGCGGTTTAAATACATAATTTTCAGAGGAGAGGGAACTTTTGATGAATATCTTACAGGAACCTCTACTTTGGTTGGTCAGGCCAACTGTGCTAATTCCATGGCTGTTGGAGCTGTGCTTTACACAAACACTCCTGAATTTGGTGTTGACCCTCCAACAGTAGCTTCATTTTCGTCAAGAGGAGGAACTGAAGTTGAAGGAACAACACTTAATAAACCCGATTTTTGTGCACCTAATGGTGTCAATACAACAGTTAATATGGGAGGTGTTAATATTGACGCAGATGCATTTCCGAATTTCTTTGGAACCTCCTGCGCCGCTCCCCATGCAGCTGCAGTTGCAGCACTACTAATTGAGGCTAAATCAAACTTTTATGGTACCAATCTTGACCCTGCCGATGTAAAATCAATATTGCAAAGCACCGCTTACGAGATGGAAATTGCGGGTTTTGATTTCAACTCTGGTTACGGATTTATTCAAGCCGACTCAGCTTTAAACTCCTTAGCTGCCCCATGCCCCATTCTCGGCTCCTATGATCTTCCATATTCAGGCTTTACGGCTGGAGACACTGTGTTTACGGTTACTGTGCATGGCAATTATTTTCAATCAAGCTCAGAGCTGGTTTTTAATGGAGTTCCCATTGCAACAACTATTATTAGCAGAACAGAAGCCTCAGCAAGCATTCCATTGTTTATTGGAAACCCTCCGTTATACATGACGACACCGGCTGTTACTCCAAGTGGAGATGATGGAGGAAACTCAGACTCTTTGTATTTCTTTTCTCCTATTAAAAAGGAAATAGTAATTACAGCTGATAATAAAACAAAAAAGTATGGTGAAAAAATGCCAAATTATACCTCAACCATAACTGTTGATGGTGTTGCGCTTGCCTCATCAGGTCTCACTCTTTCGGATTTAGGTTTGACGAACATTTCTTACTCTTCTTCAGCAAACAGCCAAAGTGTAGTTTACTTGTATTATATAAGACCGTCAAGAATATTCAACAATGCCGATCCTGCAGATGTTGCCTTAAAGCAATTGTACAACTATGTATTTTTAGATGGTTTGCTCACCATTGAAAAAATGCCTCTTATAATAACCCCAAAGGATACAACAATGACCTATGGACAAAAAATAAACGACCTTCAGTTTATATATACTTATGACGATAGCAATATTGAACCTGCAGAAAAATCAGATTTTTTGGATTCTTTGAGAATTGATCATGAAGACCAACTAGCAGATGACGCAGTGGCGCTGGTAGATGGAAAGGGTCTTGTGAATGGAAGAGGGTTGGTAAATGGCGATTTACAAAACTTAGCTATGATGGTGAGTGGCAGAGGGTTGGTAAATGCTCGCGGATTAGTAAATGCAAAAGGCCTTGTAAATGGCGTTATGGCATATGATACAACACATATTGTTGATATTGCATTAGCCTCACTATTTATGTATCAAGACAATCCCGACACAACCACACTTGTTAGTGGATATCCGCTTGCTAACGGAAGAGGCTTGGTAAATGGAAAGGGCTTAGTGAACGGAAAGGGACTAGTGAACGGACGAGGTCTCGTAAACGCTAAGGGGCTGGTAAATGGT containing:
- a CDS encoding helix-turn-helix domain-containing protein, which gives rise to MEKIMLSPITIDELATVIQMTVKREFETINNSQKPEPDNDYLSRKETCKILGISLPTLNDYTKRGLVPSYRIGARIRYKKEEVLKSLSYRQFTKKVGRAA
- a CDS encoding site-specific integrase, translating into MAKFNFNLREAQSNIDNPTKTPIYLVVRWDNKKLVYPTGETINPIYWQNDNKKPDYQRATQTKKFKTHAELNSRLKQIDADADNGFRQFVNDYKRQPTVIELRKVLDLVFKKEEVKEVEKKIDLFGSIDLFISDSEIRTGKRTGKLLRPVTIRIYKRSRDVFKEYCQTLNRKIDFQDIDMNFYFGYKSFLTKKKGFSTNTIGKHIRALKIFLNAATERNLNTNFEYKKSGFEIPNEEVESIYLNEDELNQMFDLDLTNNPRLERVRDLFLVGCWTGLRFSDFSNITPENIKGDFIEIKTQKTKKTVVIPIHSAVKKIMERYKGKYENSLPPSISNAKMNQYIKEVAKKVECLKTIVENTYTKGGVELISNTSKHDLVTTHTARRSFATNLYNDKFPTYSIMQITGHKTEKAFLTYIKVSSDEHAKVLQLHWQQKEHKLRAV
- a CDS encoding S8 family serine peptidase is translated as MKRYILSTCQKVIFLFAFVLTFGATAYAQPGAALKFDGVDDIVTLPPLFVGASDFSVEFWMNYNTALPNQRLFNFSDGGTVFMRFTPSNSNGNPSFEIANGAAPLVLEGSNNLPTGIWTHIAITAGAGQYILYINGAPASSGTSSIVPSILGATTINYLGHNGTADPFYNGSIDEFRVWYRTLCQQEVQTNRTCEYGFSGLPGLHTYYRFNQGVGGGNNSVFTTLQDESINNLNGNLVNFSLNGTNSNWIAGGGVTTGLFCAATSFTKYFADTDGDLHGNISQFIFISTLCTPPSGFVNDSSDCNDTNPSVFSTQLFYVDADQDGFGAGAPIALCESSAPAGYSLFNTDCNDANPLINPNTFWYVDGDNDGFGDPIQSPVQSCTLVVGYASNNNDCDDSNPLVTSFFPFTLSSSNSIACIGDIVNFSASIPVSSYTQFWKDPLGVILPPGFLPSHAHTQIVSAGQSGYYSFTISSSLCTQKDSIQLTVNTVGCVGSYYPPPPGGKTTDLIGAELFALYNNQAQINPDSVGFIYNIQTDSVYIEVIAKNGQTDSLFNLLQNQNYGFTDVYPNGEYDFILTGKFPIAKLKKLDSIPGLINFVRPYYPPVNNLGLTTSKGDEALRSDLTRSVFHVDGSGVKVGVISNSYNTQSGNKAAIDVSNEDLPGLTNPNYPLPVDVLLDYPYGKETDEGRAMLQIIHDVAPGAELAFRTGFISAGDFADGIIELQQAGCNVIVDDVTYITEPYFKKGLISEAVDSVASLGVSYFTAAGNFGTKSYEAIYSATAAPSGYTGTAHNYDGAGDITQGINLTAGDYTIVLQWEDSIYSLGQLPGALNDLDIYLINDAGVKLFGYNRNNKWGDPVEVLPFSVSSAVHANLMVVRASGTDNVRFKYIIFRGEGTFDEYLTGTSTLVGQANCANSMAVGAVLYTNTPEFGVDPPTVASFSSRGGTEVEGTTLNKPDFCAPNGVNTTVNMGGVNIDADAFPNFFGTSCAAPHAAAVAALLIEAKSNFYGTNLDPADVKSILQSTAYEMEIAGFDFNSGYGFIQADSALNSLAAPCPILGSYDLPYSGFTAGDTVFTVTVHGNYFQSSSELVFNGVPIATTIISRTEASASIPLFIGNPPLYMTTPAVTPSGDDGGNSDSLYFFSPIKKEIVITADNKTKKYGEKMPNYTSTITVDGVALASSGLTLSDLGLTNISYSSSANSQSVVYLYYIRPSRIFNNADPADVALKQLYNYVFLDGLLTIEKMPLIITPKDTTMTYGQKINDLQFIYTYDDSNIEPAEKSDFLDSLRIDHEDQLADDAVALVDGKGLVNGRGLVNGDLQNLAMMVSGRGLVNARGLVNAKGLVNGVMAYDTTHIVDIALASLFMYQDNPDTTTLVSGYPLANGRGLVNGKGLVNGKGLVNGRGLVNAKGLVNGKGLVNSTTVGDVTNDEVAVIIDEADVLAPAGDSLTQFYSINLITGITCGVNKIVPGAFYSDNFDISYDIGNLTIVPATLTIDADDKNPSCTGLPVFTSTYSGFKYNDNAASVISIPPSYEVLDAGNMPVVGIPLPGTYQIVPGSASLVSPSNYLLAYTNGTFIQPSISVAETPNQTSNSYKLTLETATAPDLPCGNSIQDDFPPDAYSWYTSTTTPYAGLKHLRIDHNPNTTSAKNDWFYSVPLNLSAGRLYRIYFYWRASNSSKTENLHVYLGNSADAATMLSNASLFDGSNNSLTYRLDSTSDIIPQLNGVYYYGFYANSVANSGSIYLDNIQIKEIPVAALAPASCITLNSMYDQIYCQPVLGASDYRYQIVNINTSFIFEYTRNLPINDFRLKWAPGTQYGITYDVSAAYYKNGSWSPYGPSCPVTMGPFPTIKLRGASCGAVLTDQSTQLFTDSVSGANDYEYKITQTTLAYDHTWTRGTTSTDYRLNWAYQSSPVLIDRLPFGYTYDVQVRALVGKTGSAYGNLPGAWGNFGPVCTVTLSGSPQTQLAVGSCNAVLSTLSQPIYCIAVSGASDYQYKIENNALGFVAEVYRNSTLNDFRLTWLPVSTGGLRYNTTYNVSVRAKVGGLWLNYGPACQITTPAQPLTQIQAAYCPYNLPTFGSLIYCIKIEGATNYRYHISGPSGFDRTVMRNSPGNDFNFKWSLVCCGGQNMLPNTTYNVEVASYSGGVWSAYGSTCQITTGASVPRYAAIEEEQSAIAINNTFSFDIYPNPTNMNFTTELRGIDDAAKLRVYDVLGGIVSEVTVSGNAEELITHTFYDFAKGIYFVELLGPEVRIRKKLVVE